A portion of the Glycine max cultivar Williams 82 chromosome 10, Glycine_max_v4.0, whole genome shotgun sequence genome contains these proteins:
- the LOC102664982 gene encoding uncharacterized protein: protein MEAWKNMGWEWNFKWRRHLFDNEIDMAANFLGEVEGGQIQINKRDEWTWLAETSGQYSTKSVYDEMWGADTEGNKLQEFKDIWKLKIPPKVVVFAWRLIRDRLPTKSNLTRR, encoded by the coding sequence ATGGAAGCTTGGAAGAATATGGGGTGGGAGTGGAACTTCAAATGGAGGAGGCATCTGTTCGACAATGAGATTGATATGGCAGCCAACTTTCTAGGTGAGGTGGAAGGCGGCCAAATACAAATTAACAAAAGAGATGAGTGGACTTGGCTAGCAGAAACTAGTGGTCAATATTCCACAAAAAGTGTCTATGATGAGATGTGGGGAGCTGATACAGAAGGCAATAAATTGCAGGAGTTTAAAGATATATGGAAGTTAAAGATACCACCTAAAGTTGTAGTCTTTGCATGGAGACTGATTAGGGATAGGCTGCCAACTAAGTCAAATTTGACAAGGAGATAG
- the LOC102665247 gene encoding uncharacterized mitochondrial protein AtMg00810-like, producing the protein MLGFKAANTPIELVKRSEEENVAADKDRYQSLVGKLIYLTHTRPDIGFAVSMVSHSMSNPTETDMRNVNRILQYLKGTLSRGLYLQKNSNRGIGVYTNSDWAGCLSNRKSTTRYCTFVCGNMVTWRSKKQSLVASNAEAEFKVMAYGIWEGIWLKRMLNEIRIPTNYTMRIL; encoded by the coding sequence ATGCTTGGATTCAAAGCAGCCAATACACCCATAGAACTAGTCAAAAGGAGTGAAGAGGAGAATGTAGCAGCTGACAAAGATAGATATCAAAGTCTAGTTGGAAAACTAATCTATCTAACTCATACTAGGCCAGACATTGGCTTCGCTGTAAGCATGGTTAGTCATTCTATGTCAAACCCAACTGAAACTGACATGAGAAATGTGAATAGAATCCTCCAATACCTTAAAGGTACACTAAGCCGAGGGCTTTATCTTCAGAAGAACTCAAATAGAGGTATTGGAGTCTATACTAATTCGGATTGGGCAGGATGTCTATCTAACAGGAAATCAACTACACGATATTGCACATTTGTATGTGGGAACATGGTAACTTGGAGAAGCAAGAAACAGTCTCTTGTGGCTAGTAATGCAGAAGCAGAATTCAAAGTTATGGCATACGGTATTTGGGAGGGAATATGGCTCAAGCGAATGTTGAATGAAATCAGAATTCCTACCAACTACACCATGAGGATACTGTGA